The window AGCCGCTGCCTGCACCACGCCACGATCTCGGCCGGGGTGGCACGATCCTGCGGATCGGCGGCCAGGCAGCGGGCGATCAGCGGACGCAGGGGCTCCGGCAGCCGGGAGAGGTCGGGGGCGGAGTGCACGATCCGGTACAGCACGCTGACGGAGGGGCCGTCTCCGTACAGCGGCTCGCCCAGCGCCGCGAACGCCGCCGTCTGGCCCAGCGCGAAGATGTCGGTGGCGGCGGTGACCTCGCCCGCCGACGCCTGTTCGGGGGCCATGAACTGGGGCGTGCCGATGGCGCCGCCCGTGGCGGTGTGCGCGGTGGTGCCGGACGCCAGCGAGATGCCGAAGTCGATCACCCGCGGTCCGTCGGCGGCCAGGAGCACGTTCGACGGCTTCAGGTCCCTGTGCACGATCCCCGAGCCGTGGATGGCCTGCAGGGCCTCGGCCACTCCCGCCACCAGCCACAGGAGCGCGGGCACCGGCAGCGGTCCGCGCCGGGCGACGGCCTCGGTCAGCGAGGGCCCGGGCACGTACAGGGTGGCCAGCCAGGGCGGCGTCCCGTCCGCGTCGGCGTCGATCAGCTCGGCGGTGTACGCCCCGCGGACCCGCCGGGCCGCCTCCACCTCGCGGCGGAACCGCCGCCGGAACGCCGGGTCCTCGGCCAGCTCCGGCCGCACCACCTTGATCGCCACCGGGCGGCCGCCCTGCGTGTGCGACAGGTAGACCCGGCCCATGCCGCCCGCGCCGAGCCGGGCCGCCAGCCGGTAGCCCGCCACCGCCGGCGGATCGTCGGCCTGCAGCGGCTGGAACACCTCGGTGGCGTTGCCCATCGGTCTCTCCCCCCGATCCCGGATCAACCGACGGGTTGATCCACGTCACCCTAAGCGTCGGGCGGGGGCCGGGAGTTGGCGGGGGGCGCGCCGGGGACCGGCGGCGATCCGTCAAGTGGCCTCTAGGCCGGCTGGACCGGGCGGGGTGCGCCGGCCGGGTCGAGGACCGCGGCGATGCCCTGGGCGAGGCAGGGGATCCGGTGCGCCGGGATGCCCGCGATGTTGATCCGCCCCGAGGTCGTGCCGTAGATGGCGTACTGCCTGCGCAGCCGCAGCATCTGGTGCGACGTCAGCGGCAGCATCGAGAACATCCCCTTCTGCCGCGCCAGCGACCGCGCCTGCTCGGCGCAGCCGAGCGTGCTCAAGTGGGCCGTCAGATCGGCCCGGTTGGCCATGATCCGGCCCCGCATGACATCGAGTTCCGCCCGCCAGGACGCACGGAGCCCCTCGTCCTCAAGGATCGTGGTCACGACGGCAGCGCCGTGCTCGGGCGGCATCGAGTACAGCGTCCGGGCGGCGTTCTGCAGGGCCGTCTCCGCATGCCGTACGGCCTGGCCCGAGGCGCCGAGCACGATCGCGCAGCCGACGCGGTCGCTGTAGAGGCCGAAGTTCTTCGAGCAGCTCACGGCGATCAGCATTTCCGGCACGCGCGCCGCCAGCATCCGGGTGGGCAGCAGGTCGGCCTCCAGGCCGTCGCCGAGACCGTGGTAGGCGAGGTCGACGAACGGCACCCAGCCGCCGCGGACGGCCGACTCGGCCAGCGCCTCCCAGTCGTCCAGCAGCGGGTCCACGCCCGTCGGGTTGTGGCAGCAGCCCTGCAGCAGGACGACGTCGTCGCGGCGCGCCTCCGCCAGCTCCGCCAGCACGCCGGCCGTGTCGAAGCCGCCCGCGGCGTCGCGCCAGCCGTACGTGCGGACGTTCAGCCCGGCGGCCTCCAGGATGGGCCGGTGGTTTACGTAGGCCGGGTCGCTGATCCACACCGTGGTGCCCGGGCGGGTCCGGCAGATCAGGTCGGCCAGCAGCCGCAGCGCGCCGGAGCCCGCGACGGTCTGGACGGCCGCGGCCCGGTCGGCCGGCCCGTTGGGGCCCAGGACCAGGTCGAGCAGGGAGCGGTTGAAGGCGGCGTTGCCGGAGAGCCCGCGGTACTCCTTGGACGCGGAGCGCTCCGCCAGGCGGATCTCGGCCTCGCGGACCGCGGTCATCACGGGCGTGGCGCCGGTCTGGTCCCGGTAGACGCCGAGGACGAGGTTCAGGCGTTCGGGCCGCTCGTCGCTGCCGAACTCGTAGGTCAGGTCCCACAGCGGGTCGGTGGGCGGCGGGGGGAGGAGCTCAAGCATCTGCGGGAACCTTGGGTCGTGGGCGGCGGTTGGCGAGGACGACGCCGGCGGTGATGAGGGGGACGCCGGCGAGCACGGCGACGGTCGGCGCCTCGCCGAGCAGCGGGATGGCGAGCAGGACGACGGCGACGGGGCTGAGGCTGCCGACGACGGAGCTGCGCTCGGCGCCCAGCCTGCGGATGGCGAAGGCGTAGAGCAGGCCCGCGCACAGTCCGACGCCGAGCCCCTGGACCACCAGGAACAGCGCGATGTCGCTGCCCGCGGCGTGGGCGATGCCCGTCGGGAGCACCCCGGTGAGGACCAGGACGCCGATCACGGCGAAGGAGGGCAGGCACAGCAGGCCGATCGATCCGACGGGATCGAGGTCCACCTCGCGCAGTCCCACCGTGTAGAGGGCCCACAGCCCGCTGGCCACCAGGAGGGTGCCGGAGCCGGCGAGCACGTCCGTGTCCACCGGGACGACGTAGCGCCATACGAGGGCGGCGACGCCGGCCGCGATCAGCGCGAGGCCGACCGCCTGCGTCCCCCGGGGCACGGCGTGTCCGCGGCGGATCATGATCGCGGAGACGAACAGCGGGACCATGCCGGGGACGATCGAGCCCACGAAGGCCGCGGAGGTCAGGGCGCCGCCGTGCATCGCGGCCAGGAAGAAGGGCACCCCGGCACCACAGATGATCTTGGCCGCGGCTCCCGGCCGTACCGCGACGATGCGGTGGCGGCGCCGCCACAGGGCGGGGAACAGGACGACGAGGGGGACGCCGAAGCGCAGCAGGGCCGCGTCGGCGGGCAGCAGGGAGGAGGTGCTCAGGGCCCGGGCGCTGAGCGCGAAGGCCGCCCAGATCGCCACGGTCACCAGGAGGGCCAGCATGCCCTCGGCCTGTGGGGTGAGCCCGCGACGGCCGGGGTGTCCGGCCCGCGGGCCCGCCGCGTCGGGAGGCAGGGTCGCCCGGGGGGTGTGCGTCGCGACCAAGGAAATTGCTCCAGCCTCTGAGACCCGGACCGATCCGGTCCGGTTCGGTCGCAACGTTAGGGCTTTCGCCGGGGCAGCCGATTGCCAGTTCTGTCGCTCGGACATACGTTTGGGGCAGAATCTGCCAAGGAGTGGCCGTGGACGCAGTCGATCTGCAGATCATCCGGGAATTGCAGGCCGACGGGCGCCTGTCCAACCAGGACCTGGCCGACCGCGTACGGCTGTCCCCGTCGCCCTGCCTGCGCCGTGTGCGACGCCTGGAGGAGGCGGGTCTCATCCGCGGCTACACGGCCATGGTCGACCAGGTCGCCTTCGGGCTCCCGGTCACCGTCTTCGTCCGGATCCGCCTGGAACGCCACACGGCGGAGGCGGTGCGGCTCTTCGAGGAGCACGTCGCGGTCATCGAGCACATCCAGGACTGCTACCTGATGGCGGGCAGCAGCGACTACCTGCTCCGGGTCGTCATCGAGGACCTCGAAGCGTACGAGGCCCTGGTGCGCCACCGGATCCACGCGATCCCCGGCATCGCCTCGATCGAATCGAGCTTCGCGTACGGCAGCGTCAAGCAGTCCCGGACGTACCCGCGGCCCAGCCCGGGCGCTTCGCGGCGGTCGCCGTGACGAAGCCGCGCAGGGCCTACGAGGAGGCCCCGACCGCCGCCTCGAAGACGGCGTACGCGGCGGCGTCGAACAGGACGAACCGCACCTCCTGGACCTCGGTACGGGCGGCCCGCACCGTCTCCACGGCGATCCGCGCCCCGTCGTCCATGGGCCAGCCGTAGATGCCGGTGGAGATGGCCGGGAAGGCGACCGTACGGGCCCCCAGCTCGTCGGCGACCCGCAGCGACTCGCGGTAGCAGGAGGCCAGCAGCTCCGACCGGTCCTCGTCCCGCGACCAGACCGGGCCCACCGTGTGGATGACGTGCTCGGCCGCGAGCCGCCCCGCCGTGGTGGGGACCGCCCGGCCCGTCGCCAGGCCCTTGCCGTAGTGCGAGCGCCGCAGGTCCTCGCAGGCCGCGAGGATCTCCGGCCCGCCGCGCCGGTGGATGGCGCCGTCGACCCCGCCACCGCCCAGCAGCGAGGAGT of the Streptomyces sp. NBC_01294 genome contains:
- a CDS encoding O-acetyl-ADP-ribose deacetylase, translated to MVRITLVRGDITAEKADAIVNAANSSLLGGGGVDGAIHRRGGPEILAACEDLRRSHYGKGLATGRAVPTTAGRLAAEHVIHTVGPVWSRDEDRSELLASCYRESLRVADELGARTVAFPAISTGIYGWPMDDGARIAVETVRAARTEVQEVRFVLFDAAAYAVFEAAVGASS
- a CDS encoding Lrp/AsnC family transcriptional regulator, whose protein sequence is MDAVDLQIIRELQADGRLSNQDLADRVRLSPSPCLRRVRRLEEAGLIRGYTAMVDQVAFGLPVTVFVRIRLERHTAEAVRLFEEHVAVIEHIQDCYLMAGSSDYLLRVVIEDLEAYEALVRHRIHAIPGIASIESSFAYGSVKQSRTYPRPSPGASRRSP
- a CDS encoding amino acid aminotransferase, which codes for MLELLPPPPTDPLWDLTYEFGSDERPERLNLVLGVYRDQTGATPVMTAVREAEIRLAERSASKEYRGLSGNAAFNRSLLDLVLGPNGPADRAAAVQTVAGSGALRLLADLICRTRPGTTVWISDPAYVNHRPILEAAGLNVRTYGWRDAAGGFDTAGVLAELAEARRDDVVLLQGCCHNPTGVDPLLDDWEALAESAVRGGWVPFVDLAYHGLGDGLEADLLPTRMLAARVPEMLIAVSCSKNFGLYSDRVGCAIVLGASGQAVRHAETALQNAARTLYSMPPEHGAAVVTTILEDEGLRASWRAELDVMRGRIMANRADLTAHLSTLGCAEQARSLARQKGMFSMLPLTSHQMLRLRRQYAIYGTTSGRINIAGIPAHRIPCLAQGIAAVLDPAGAPRPVQPA
- a CDS encoding DMT family transporter — translated: MVATHTPRATLPPDAAGPRAGHPGRRGLTPQAEGMLALLVTVAIWAAFALSARALSTSSLLPADAALLRFGVPLVVLFPALWRRRHRIVAVRPGAAAKIICGAGVPFFLAAMHGGALTSAAFVGSIVPGMVPLFVSAIMIRRGHAVPRGTQAVGLALIAAGVAALVWRYVVPVDTDVLAGSGTLLVASGLWALYTVGLREVDLDPVGSIGLLCLPSFAVIGVLVLTGVLPTGIAHAAGSDIALFLVVQGLGVGLCAGLLYAFAIRRLGAERSSVVGSLSPVAVVLLAIPLLGEAPTVAVLAGVPLITAGVVLANRRPRPKVPADA